GTGGTTACCTGGTGAATTATCAGACTATGATCATCGCAGGCTGACGAACGCAGCGGAACAGGGTAACGCGATTGGCCTGATTATGCGTCCCACTCCAGGGCATTCTGTGAAGTCAGGACCACAAAATTCTCTAAAAATTCATTCTGGATTGTATCATTAAGTAAATTTTCAGATTTGTCCCGACTTTTTTTTTGCGCTACCGTCAACTACTTGTTACACAGCAGAAAACCCCACAACTACAGGGTTTAGCCGTGATATTGCTGAATTTTTGTGGGTCAAAAAAACAGCAAAAATGTTGAGTTTTGTAAAAACTGATCGTTTTTATTCATATACCTGACTGACTTCACACTTGTAAGTTTTTCGCGACGTTGTAGACTTTACCGTACCTGGGGTGTTCATCATAAGCTGAAACAATCAGCACAGTTACAAATGAATGCCTGTCTGGTGAAGGATTTAACCGTCGGCTTTAAAATAGCTTTAAAGCCTGCGGGAATTTTGGATGATAACGAGGCGCAAAAAATGAAAAAGACAGCTATCGCAATTGCAGTGGCTCTGGCTGGCTTCGCTACTGTAGCGCAGGCCGCTCCTAAAGATAATACCTGGTACGCAGGTGGTAAACTGGGTTGGTCTCAGTATCATGACACCGGTTTCTACGGTAATGGCTACCAGAACAACAACGGTGCTACTCATGAAAGCCAGCTGGGCGCAGGCGCGTTCGGTGGTTATCAGGTAAACCCGTACCTGGCATTTGAAGGTGGTTACGACTGGTTAGGCCGTATGCCGTACAAAGGCGACCAGGTTAACGGCGCTTTCAAATCTCAGGGCGTTCAGCTGACTGCTAAACTCAGCTACCCGATCTATGACGATCTGGATATCTATACCCGTCTGGGTGGTATGGTATGGCGCGCTGACGCTAAAAACAACGTAGTTGGCGGCGATCGTCGTAGCAACCACGATACCGGCGTTTCTCCGGTATTCGCAGGTGGTGTTGAATACGCATGGACCCCGTCCATCGCTACTCGTCTGGAATACCAGTGGATCAACAACATTGGTGACGCTGGTACCGTTGGTACTCGTCCGGACAACGGCATGCTGAGCGTGGGCGTTTCCTACCGTTTCGGTCAGGACGAAGCTGCACCGGTTGTAGCTCCGGCTCCGGCCCCGGCTCCTCAGGTACAGACCAAACACTTCACCCTGAAGTCTGACGTACTGTTCAACTTCAACAAATCTACCCTGAAACCGGAAGGTCAGCAGGCACTGGATCAGCTGTACACCCAGCTGAGCAACCTGGATCCGAAAGACGGCGCAGTAGTTGTTCTGGGCTACACCGACCGCATCGGTTCTGACGCTTACAACCAGCGTCTGTCCCAGCAGCGTGCTCAGTCCGTTGTTGACTACCTGGTATCTAAAGGTATCCCGGCAGGTAAAATCACTGCTCAGGGCCAGGGTGAATCTAACCCGGTTACCGGTAACACCTGTGACAACGTTAAGAAACGTGCTGCTCTGATCGACTGCCTGGCACCGGATCGTCGTGTTGAGATCGAAGTGAAAGGCGTTAAAGACGTTGTAACTCAGCCGCAGGCTTAAGTTTACAATGACAAAAAACCCCGCTCCGGCGGGGTTTTTTTATGGCTTTTTCAGCCAGTGCGTCACTATGGCAACAGGCGCTGACCGCCAGTTACTCTTTGGTCAGCAGCGCCTGTAAATCCTGCTTCAGGCTCGACATTTGCGTTTCGTACTGCTCTTTTCTTTCCGCGTCTTCTATCAGCTGTACTATTGTTTCTGACAGCGTATTACCCCGGCGCTGGGACAAGCCCGCCAGGCGTTGCCACACCAGATACTCCAGATCGATAGATTTCTTACGGGTGTGCTGGTGCTCCGCATTAAAATGCCGCTTACGCCGCGCGCGGATAGTCTGCTTCATCCGGTTGCTCAGCGCCGGATTCATATGGCGAACAATCCAGTCCGTGACTTTCACCGGCTCATTTTCCAGCGCCAGCAACTGCTTCAGGGCGTCCTGCTCCTCGCCTTTATCCAGATGACGGGTTATCGGCTCCCCTTCGCGATGCTTTTTCACGAGGTACTTCCATTTCCAGCCGCTTTCGAGATTTTCCAGTTGTTGATATTTCATTCTGCTCTCGGGTCACCTTGCTACTTCATTTCAGGATATCAGCATTTCATCACTTTGCTTAAGATAATAACGGACCTTAATCAGGTTACAAAATTCCTTTGCATATCTGGTGTTAGATACCTCCCCCGCCCTCAAAAGATGGCGCCGGTACGTGTGCTGCCTGACCACTTCCTGTATAATTGCCGCTTTATCATCTGAAGAATAATTCACTACCTTGACCATAAATCAACTTCCATGGCGTGTACTGATACCTGAGACAGACTCCTGGCAATCTGTCTTTGACGCTCCGTTGCCCGCGACCCGTACTGAAGATGCATTTGAAACAGTGCAGGCGCGCCTGTGTTACGGCTTACAGCAATTCTGCCATCCGTGGGGATACTCCCGTACCCTGCTGCTTCGCGCCCCTGAGGATAGCGAAACACTGGCGCTGATTACCGACGCCGTGCGCCGTACACATGTTCCCGGCGCAACCCAGTACGGCGGGCACTATCTGATTGACGGCAACACCGTCACCTTTACCGCCGCTGGCGGGCGTGCCGGTGATTTTACCGCCACGGGAGAGGTGGTGACAGCAGAGTGGATAGAAAACGACCAGCTGTTTGGCTGCGTGCGCCAGCACAACCAGGGTATCACCCTGCAACCGGGCCTGCTGCATAAAGCAAA
This Shimwellia blattae DSM 4481 = NBRC 105725 DNA region includes the following protein-coding sequences:
- the matP gene encoding macrodomain Ter protein MatP, whose amino-acid sequence is MKYQQLENLESGWKWKYLVKKHREGEPITRHLDKGEEQDALKQLLALENEPVKVTDWIVRHMNPALSNRMKQTIRARRKRHFNAEHQHTRKKSIDLEYLVWQRLAGLSQRRGNTLSETIVQLIEDAERKEQYETQMSSLKQDLQALLTKE
- the ompA gene encoding porin OmpA produces the protein MKKTAIAIAVALAGFATVAQAAPKDNTWYAGGKLGWSQYHDTGFYGNGYQNNNGATHESQLGAGAFGGYQVNPYLAFEGGYDWLGRMPYKGDQVNGAFKSQGVQLTAKLSYPIYDDLDIYTRLGGMVWRADAKNNVVGGDRRSNHDTGVSPVFAGGVEYAWTPSIATRLEYQWINNIGDAGTVGTRPDNGMLSVGVSYRFGQDEAAPVVAPAPAPAPQVQTKHFTLKSDVLFNFNKSTLKPEGQQALDQLYTQLSNLDPKDGAVVVLGYTDRIGSDAYNQRLSQQRAQSVVDYLVSKGIPAGKITAQGQGESNPVTGNTCDNVKKRAALIDCLAPDRRVEIEVKGVKDVVTQPQA